Below is a window of Desulfarculaceae bacterium DNA.
TCGATCTTGGCCTCGGAGGACCAGCGGATGGCCATGGCCAGCTCGCGCATGGGGTAGGCGCCGGTCTTGAGGGTCACGCGCTTGGCCCCCAGGGCCCTCAGGCGCTCCACCTCGGCCATGAAGCCCTCTTGGTCCACGAAGCCCAGGCGGCTGTGGCGCTCGAACTCGGTGATGGCCCCGTCCTTGAACGCGGCCTGGATGGCCTTGCTGTCCGGGTCCGGGGTCACGATGTAGCCGCGCTTTTTCAGCTCCTGGGCCCGCTCCAGGGAGTGCACCTTGATCTCGCCGCCGATGCACTTGGCCCCCTGGCCCCATTTGAGCTCGATGGTCTCCACGCCGAGCTGGTCGATGGCGTACTCGGCCACGCCCAGGCGGGTGTCCTCCACGTTCATCTGCACCAGGATGTCGCCGTAGCCCTGGTGATAGCGGCGGTAGGCCTCCACCCGGCGCTCCATGTCCGGGGCCTTCTTCACCTTGCCGTGCTTGTCGAACTCCAGGCCGGGGTCGATGCCGCAGACGTTCTCGCCGCAGACCAGGCTGATGCCGGTAATGGCCGCGCCCACCGCGAAGTGCTCCCAGTTTACCCGGGCGATCTCGGTGGAGCCCAGGGCGCCGGTGAACATGGGGATCTTTTGCTTCACCTTGTTCTGCACCCCGAAGGAGGTCTCGGTGCTCACCGCCGGGAAGGTGGCCCGGTCCGGGTCGGCCTCGCAGCCCGCCGCGCCCAGGGCATAGCCCATGATGTTCAGGTGGCTGTAGTCCACCGGGTAGTCCTTGTCCGCGCCGGCGGTTATCTCGCCGAAGGGGCTGGGATAGAGCAGCTCGCGGCCGCGGAAGGTGGCGTTGAACAGGTCGCAGTTGCCCTTGCAGCCGTCCACGCAGCGCGAGCAGATGCCCGACTGGGGGGCCACGCTGCGGGAGCGGTTCTTGGTCTGCAGGGCCTCGTTGGCATTGGGGCGGTGCAGGTTCATGACATCCTCCTGAGTGGGTTCCGGGGCGGCAATGGCTGCCGCTGTTATTAGTGGTACTGAATAGGCAATAACTGCCTTATTTCAAAAACCACGCCCCATGTCAAGCCCCCCTCTTGGGAGGTATTAATTTTCAACTAGCTTATTTAATTAATTTTTTTGTGATGGACATGACGAGGGTCGCGGCAA
It encodes the following:
- a CDS encoding FMN-binding glutamate synthase family protein encodes the protein MNLHRPNANEALQTKNRSRSVAPQSGICSRCVDGCKGNCDLFNATFRGRELLYPSPFGEITAGADKDYPVDYSHLNIMGYALGAAGCEADPDRATFPAVSTETSFGVQNKVKQKIPMFTGALGSTEIARVNWEHFAVGAAITGISLVCGENVCGIDPGLEFDKHGKVKKAPDMERRVEAYRRYHQGYGDILVQMNVEDTRLGVAEYAIDQLGVETIELKWGQGAKCIGGEIKVHSLERAQELKKRGYIVTPDPDSKAIQAAFKDGAITEFERHSRLGFVDQEGFMAEVERLRALGAKRVTLKTGAYPMRELAMAIRWSSEAKIDLLTIDGAPGGTGMSPWRMMCEWGVPALYLHSMAYELCRRLEARGGWVPDLAFAGGFSAEDHIFKALALGAPYVKAVCMGRALMIPGMVGKNIGRWIAGEDGGLPSTVSKHGTTKEEIFVAYEELKDTFGAEVEQLPLGAIGIYTASQKLKVGLQQLMAGARKWRVDLIERRDLAALSQESAQVTGLAYIMDAYRQEALDIIDSLPNGNRTAQVA